Proteins from a genomic interval of Kitasatospora herbaricolor:
- the trpD gene encoding anthranilate phosphoribosyltransferase: protein MVNAHPANGGNDPVQVVRVWPDLLSALLRGEDLTQDDTAWAMDQIMSGEASPAQVAGFMVALRAKGETVDEITGLVDAMYAHAEPLHIPGPAVDIVGTGGDRAKTVNISTMSAIVAAAAGAKVVKHGNRAASSASGSSDVLEKLGISLDLRAARVADIAEEVGLTFCFAAKFHPAMRHAATARAELGVPTAFNILGPLTNPARVTAHAVGCFDTRLAGLIAGVLARRGSTALVFRGDDGLDELTISTTSRVWIVQGGVVTETSFDPREVGIEPVGIEALRGADAAYNADVARRLLAGERGPVRDAVLLNTAAALVALDLTGAPLAEQLAAGMARAAEAVDSGAAQALLKHWAEASSRR from the coding sequence ATGGTGAACGCGCACCCTGCGAACGGCGGCAACGACCCCGTGCAGGTGGTCCGCGTCTGGCCGGATCTCCTGTCCGCACTGCTGAGGGGCGAGGACCTCACCCAGGACGACACCGCCTGGGCGATGGACCAGATCATGAGCGGCGAGGCCAGCCCCGCGCAGGTGGCCGGCTTCATGGTGGCGCTGCGGGCCAAGGGCGAGACGGTCGACGAGATCACCGGCCTGGTCGACGCGATGTACGCGCACGCCGAGCCGCTGCACATCCCCGGCCCGGCCGTCGACATCGTGGGCACCGGCGGCGACCGCGCCAAGACCGTCAACATCTCCACCATGTCGGCGATCGTCGCGGCCGCCGCAGGTGCCAAGGTGGTCAAGCACGGCAACCGCGCCGCCTCCTCGGCGAGCGGCTCCTCGGACGTGCTGGAGAAGCTCGGCATCAGCCTCGACCTGAGGGCCGCGCGGGTGGCCGACATCGCCGAGGAGGTCGGCCTGACCTTCTGTTTCGCGGCGAAGTTCCACCCGGCGATGCGGCACGCCGCGACCGCCCGGGCCGAGCTCGGCGTACCGACGGCCTTCAACATCCTCGGCCCGCTCACCAACCCGGCCCGGGTGACCGCCCACGCGGTCGGCTGCTTCGACACCCGGCTGGCCGGGCTGATCGCCGGCGTACTGGCCCGCCGCGGCTCGACCGCGCTGGTGTTCCGCGGCGACGACGGCCTGGACGAGCTGACCATCTCCACCACCTCCCGGGTCTGGATCGTGCAGGGCGGTGTGGTCACCGAGACCTCCTTCGACCCGCGCGAGGTCGGCATCGAGCCGGTCGGCATCGAGGCGCTGCGCGGGGCGGACGCCGCCTACAACGCGGACGTCGCGCGCCGGCTGCTGGCGGGGGAGCGCGGGCCCGTCCGGGACGCCGTGCTGCTGAACACCGCGGCCGCCCTGGTGGCGCTCGACCTGACCGGGGCACCGCTGGCCGAGCAGCTGGCGGCCGGGATGGCGCGGGCCGCCGAGGCCGTCGACTCGGGCGCGGCGCAGGCCCTGCTGAAGCACTGGGCCGAGGCCAGCAGCCGGCGCTGA
- the ctaE gene encoding aa3-type cytochrome oxidase subunit III, giving the protein MSVVATATAVETGHAHGSVNRPNMVSVGTIVWLSSELMFFAALFAMYFTLRSVKGAEFWSEKAHALNVPFSSVNTTILVLSSLTCQLGVFAAERGDVKKLRSWFVITFVMGAIFIGGQIFEYTELVKKDGLSLSSDPYGTVFYLTTGFHGMHVTGGLIAFLLVLGRTYAAKRFTHEQATAAIVVSYYWHFVDVVWIGLFATIYLIK; this is encoded by the coding sequence ATGTCCGTCGTGGCGACAGCAACAGCAGTAGAAACCGGGCACGCGCACGGATCGGTCAACCGGCCGAACATGGTCAGCGTCGGAACGATCGTCTGGCTGAGTTCCGAGTTGATGTTCTTCGCGGCCCTCTTCGCGATGTACTTCACTCTCCGCTCCGTGAAGGGGGCGGAGTTCTGGAGCGAGAAGGCGCACGCGCTCAACGTGCCCTTCTCCTCCGTCAACACCACGATCCTGGTGCTCTCCTCGCTGACCTGCCAGCTCGGCGTCTTCGCCGCCGAGCGCGGTGACGTGAAGAAGCTCCGCTCGTGGTTCGTCATCACCTTCGTGATGGGCGCGATCTTCATCGGCGGCCAGATCTTCGAGTACACCGAGCTGGTCAAGAAGGACGGCCTGTCGCTGTCCTCCGACCCGTACGGCACGGTGTTCTACCTGACCACCGGCTTCCACGGTATGCACGTGACGGGCGGTCTGATCGCCTTCCTGCTGGTCCTGGGGCGCACGTACGCTGCCAAGCGCTTCACGCACGAGCAGGCCACGGCCGCCATCGTGGTGTCGTACTACTGGCACTTCGTCGACGTCGTGTGGATCGGCCTGTTCGCGACCATCTACCTGATCAAGTAA